The following coding sequences lie in one Gammaproteobacteria bacterium genomic window:
- the tmk gene encoding dTMP kinase, with translation MRGLFITLEGVEGVGKSTQLARIEQRLQAAGRELVMTREPGGTPFAEAIRELLLAPREARVTPDAELLLMFAARAAHLEEVIRPAVDRGAWVVSDRFTDATFAYQGGGRGLSLDRIAELERWVQGDFRPDATVLLDAPVEVGLARATERGEADRFEQEAADFFKAVRQVYLDRAAAEPGRFHVVDATGDVETVGQAVDRIVDELLERFS, from the coding sequence ATGAGGGGACTGTTCATCACGCTGGAAGGTGTCGAGGGCGTCGGCAAGTCCACCCAGCTGGCCCGCATCGAACAGCGACTTCAGGCGGCGGGCAGGGAGCTGGTCATGACCCGCGAACCTGGCGGGACACCCTTTGCCGAGGCGATTCGCGAGCTGTTGCTCGCACCGCGCGAAGCACGGGTCACCCCTGATGCCGAGCTGCTGCTGATGTTCGCTGCGCGTGCCGCCCACCTGGAAGAAGTGATCAGGCCTGCGGTGGACCGCGGCGCCTGGGTTGTGAGTGATCGCTTTACGGATGCGACCTTTGCCTACCAGGGCGGCGGCCGTGGCCTGTCGCTCGATCGTATCGCGGAGCTCGAGCGCTGGGTGCAGGGTGATTTTCGTCCCGACGCCACCGTCCTGCTGGATGCGCCAGTGGAGGTTGGCCTGGCCCGGGCAACCGAACGTGGCGAGGCGGATCGTTTCGAACAGGAAGCAGCGGACTTCTTCAAGGCTGTACGTCAGGTCTATCTCGATCGTGCCGCTGCCGAACCAGGGCGATTCCATGTCGTGGATGCGACCGGCGATGTGGAGACCGTGGGGCAGGCAGTCGACAGGATCGTTGATGAGTTGCTGGAGCGGTTCTCGTGA
- the mltG gene encoding endolytic transglycosylase MltG: MLKRIGIYGILVGLVIIASASAYVWHFWQEQPLAFDEPVTITVEPGASLGRVAARLEGEGIVASALELRLLARIENKAHAIKAGEYRVEPGITLAGLLDKLVAGDVVQYEFTIVEGMNWRELRAKLLAEPALVDTISGMSDAEVMAALGESELHPEGQFLPETYRFTRGTTDLEFLARAHEDLQTALATAWDERVDGIPLDSPYEALILASIIEKETGIPSERREIAGVFTRRLIKGMRLQTDPTVIYGLGEDYTGDIRYRDLRTDTPYNTYTRGGLPPTPIAMAGVAAIEAAVDPAEGKTLYFVATGDGGHVFSETLDEHNRHVRRYQMTRRPLDEDRGDGE, translated from the coding sequence ATGTTGAAGCGTATTGGCATTTACGGAATCCTCGTTGGCCTGGTGATCATCGCGTCGGCCAGTGCCTATGTCTGGCATTTCTGGCAGGAGCAGCCACTCGCGTTCGATGAACCGGTCACCATCACTGTCGAACCCGGCGCCAGCCTGGGCAGGGTGGCCGCGCGCCTGGAAGGCGAGGGCATCGTCGCGTCGGCGCTGGAGCTGCGGCTGCTGGCAAGGATCGAGAACAAGGCCCATGCCATCAAGGCAGGCGAGTACCGCGTGGAGCCCGGCATCACCCTGGCTGGCTTGCTGGACAAGCTGGTTGCGGGTGACGTGGTGCAATACGAGTTCACCATCGTCGAGGGCATGAACTGGCGTGAACTGAGAGCGAAGCTCCTGGCGGAGCCTGCGCTGGTCGACACGATTTCCGGCATGAGTGATGCCGAGGTCATGGCGGCATTGGGCGAGTCGGAACTGCATCCTGAGGGGCAGTTCCTGCCGGAAACCTACCGCTTCACGCGGGGCACGACCGACCTGGAGTTTCTCGCACGTGCCCACGAGGATCTGCAAACTGCACTGGCGACTGCCTGGGATGAACGGGTCGACGGTATCCCGCTGGACTCGCCGTACGAGGCGTTGATACTTGCCTCGATCATTGAAAAGGAAACCGGTATACCGTCCGAACGGCGCGAAATCGCCGGCGTGTTCACGCGTCGACTGATCAAGGGCATGCGGCTGCAGACCGATCCGACCGTGATCTATGGTCTTGGCGAGGACTATACCGGCGACATTCGCTATCGCGACCTTCGAACCGACACGCCCTACAACACCTACACTCGTGGCGGCCTCCCGCCCACGCCGATCGCCATGGCCGGTGTGGCGGCGATCGAAGCGGCGGTCGATCCGGCCGAAGGCAAGACGCTGTATTTCGTTGCCACCGGCGATGGCGGTCACGTGTTTTCGGAAACGCTCGACGAACACAATCGCCATGTTCGGCGGTACCAGATGACACGGCGTCCTCTTGACGAGGACCGTGGAGATGGCGAATGA
- the pabC gene encoding aminodeoxychorismate lyase: MKLTGDVSEFDRGLLYGDGVFETMRVVNGGLPLLERHLARLEGSLAVLGVPVPDRPALASALLEAAAEQQEGILKLIVSRGVGGRGYAAPPDVAPTVRVQSFPLPEWPASHTEQGVAVVVSRMRLPTDDPLAGIKTLNRLPQVLAATELEGTGAAEALMRDGQGRIIEGTRSNVFYRIDGIWYTPPVSAGVDGVMRQLLLDEAPVEIGQRHLPDEELAEVDAMFLCNSVFGIWPVARLVDRELASVTMISGFSDVVARRLSGAARE; this comes from the coding sequence ATGAAGCTTACGGGTGATGTCAGCGAGTTCGATCGCGGCCTGCTGTACGGTGACGGCGTGTTCGAAACCATGCGCGTGGTCAATGGCGGGCTGCCCTTGCTCGAGCGGCACCTGGCACGCCTTGAAGGCAGTCTTGCTGTACTTGGCGTGCCCGTGCCCGACCGGCCCGCGCTGGCCAGTGCGCTGCTGGAGGCGGCTGCCGAACAGCAGGAAGGCATTCTCAAGCTCATCGTGAGCCGGGGCGTTGGTGGTCGTGGTTATGCGGCGCCGCCTGATGTTGCGCCGACCGTTCGCGTGCAGTCTTTCCCCTTGCCGGAATGGCCCGCCTCGCACACCGAGCAAGGTGTTGCCGTCGTGGTGAGCAGGATGCGCCTGCCAACCGACGATCCACTGGCTGGAATCAAGACGCTGAATCGATTGCCGCAGGTGCTGGCGGCAACCGAACTGGAGGGTACCGGTGCGGCCGAGGCTCTGATGCGCGACGGCCAAGGCCGCATCATCGAAGGAACGCGCAGCAACGTGTTCTATCGAATCGATGGCATCTGGTACACGCCGCCGGTGTCGGCGGGCGTGGACGGGGTGATGCGACAGCTGTTGCTCGACGAGGCGCCTGTCGAGATCGGCCAGCGCCACCTGCCTGACGAGGAGCTTGCCGAAGTGGATGCCATGTTCCTGTGCAACAGCGTGTTCGGTATCTGGCCGGTCGCGCGGCTGGTCGACCGCGAGCTTGCATCAGTTACAATGATCTCCGGTTTCTCCGACGTCGTCGCACGTCGACTTTCAGGCGCTGCCAGGGAATGA
- the acpP gene encoding acyl carrier protein, giving the protein MSSVEERVKKIVIEQLGVKEEEVKPEASFVDDLGADSLDTVELVMALEEEFECEIPDEDAEKITTVKQANDYINEHLGDN; this is encoded by the coding sequence ATGAGCAGCGTTGAAGAACGTGTTAAGAAGATCGTCATCGAACAGCTGGGCGTCAAGGAAGAAGAAGTAAAGCCGGAAGCTTCCTTCGTCGACGACCTGGGTGCGGATTCGCTGGACACCGTTGAACTGGTGATGGCACTGGAAGAGGAATTCGAATGCGAAATTCCTGACGAAGATGCCGAGAAGATCACGACGGTGAAGCAGGCAAACGATTACATCAACGAGCACCTCGGCGACAATTGA
- the gspH gene encoding type II secretion system minor pseudopilin GspH, which produces MNAQRGFTLLELLVVMVLMAVLSAAAMSTINYAFDEDTAERHSARLAQLITLAAEEALLTGKEMGLRIEDRRYSFYRLDERAGQWVPLDDQKLFVPRSLPDHLALEVSVEGNVTDLSGRSADDDTAADPGIDADPETPTATGKDGAPAATSDPEQAPQVLFFSSGQTTPFTLRVRDQRDDQEWSLDVDLLGRVERQQQDEF; this is translated from the coding sequence ATGAACGCTCAGCGCGGCTTCACGCTGCTGGAACTGCTGGTTGTCATGGTATTGATGGCCGTGCTGTCGGCAGCGGCCATGTCCACGATCAACTACGCCTTTGACGAGGACACGGCTGAACGCCACTCGGCCCGCCTGGCGCAGTTGATCACACTGGCTGCGGAAGAGGCATTGCTGACGGGCAAGGAAATGGGCCTGCGGATCGAGGATCGACGCTACAGCTTCTATCGCCTGGACGAACGGGCCGGCCAGTGGGTGCCACTGGACGACCAGAAGCTGTTCGTCCCCCGGAGCTTGCCAGATCACCTGGCACTCGAGGTCAGCGTAGAAGGCAATGTCACCGACCTGTCCGGCAGGAGTGCCGACGATGACACCGCTGCCGATCCGGGCATCGATGCCGATCCCGAAACGCCAACAGCCACGGGCAAGGATGGCGCACCCGCGGCGACCAGCGATCCGGAGCAGGCACCCCAAGTGCTGTTCTTCTCCAGCGGCCAGACCACCCCTTTCACCCTGCGGGTACGGGACCAGCGCGATGACCAGGAGTGGTCGCTGGACGTCGACCTGCTGGGCCGCGTGGAACGCCAGCAGCAGGACGAATTCTAG
- a CDS encoding PilZ domain-containing protein, whose amino-acid sequence MATPSPRQGILTLTIKDKSALYVAYMPFVKNGGLFIPTSKPYRLGDEVFMLLTLMDQTERLPVAGRIVWVTPRGAQGKRAAGIGVQFSEQDNGQTQKKIETYLAGALGADRPTHTM is encoded by the coding sequence ATGGCAACGCCATCACCGCGGCAAGGCATCCTCACACTGACCATCAAGGACAAGAGCGCCTTGTACGTCGCCTACATGCCGTTCGTGAAGAACGGGGGCCTGTTCATTCCGACCAGCAAGCCGTACCGGCTCGGTGACGAGGTTTTCATGCTGCTGACGCTGATGGACCAGACCGAGCGACTGCCGGTGGCAGGTCGTATCGTCTGGGTGACCCCGCGTGGTGCACAGGGCAAGCGTGCTGCGGGGATCGGCGTGCAGTTCTCGGAGCAGGACAACGGCCAGACCCAGAAGAAGATCGAAACCTACCTGGCAGGCGCCCTGGGCGCAGATCGTCCGACCCATACGATGTAA
- the fabD gene encoding ACP S-malonyltransferase, which translates to MSYAFVFPGQGSQSLGMLADLAADHAVVKETFDAASEALGYDLWQVCQEGPEEKLNSTEVTQPALLAAGVATWRVFSGQSEFRPSFMAGHSLGEYTALVCAGAMDFADAIKLVEFRGKAMQDAVPAGEGAMAAILGLDDDAVREVCDKAAEGQVVSAVNFNAPGQVVIAGNKAAVDRAVELAKEAGAKRAIPLAVSAPSHCALMQPAADALAERLKDVSIQAPSIPVIHNVDVAEHADADGIRAALVAQLHSPVRWVETVQAMSARGVTGLVECGPGKVLAGLNRRIERGMDVVALIDSDSLAKAIEATS; encoded by the coding sequence ATGTCTTACGCATTCGTCTTCCCGGGACAGGGCTCGCAAAGCCTCGGCATGCTGGCCGATCTGGCTGCCGACCACGCCGTGGTCAAAGAGACTTTTGATGCCGCCTCGGAGGCACTGGGCTACGACCTCTGGCAGGTATGCCAGGAGGGCCCGGAAGAGAAACTTAATTCCACTGAAGTAACCCAGCCTGCCTTGCTGGCGGCCGGTGTGGCCACCTGGCGGGTGTTCAGTGGCCAGTCCGAATTCCGCCCGAGCTTCATGGCGGGCCATTCGCTGGGCGAATACACGGCATTGGTCTGCGCCGGCGCCATGGATTTCGCCGATGCCATCAAGCTGGTCGAATTCCGCGGCAAAGCCATGCAGGACGCCGTACCGGCCGGTGAGGGCGCGATGGCGGCCATCCTGGGCCTGGATGACGATGCAGTGCGCGAGGTCTGCGACAAGGCGGCAGAGGGCCAGGTGGTAAGTGCGGTGAACTTCAACGCACCCGGGCAGGTCGTGATCGCGGGCAACAAGGCAGCCGTGGATCGCGCCGTCGAGCTGGCCAAGGAAGCGGGTGCCAAGCGCGCCATTCCGCTGGCCGTCAGCGCACCGTCGCACTGTGCCCTGATGCAGCCGGCAGCCGATGCGCTGGCCGAGCGATTGAAGGATGTCAGCATCCAGGCGCCAAGCATTCCAGTCATCCACAATGTGGATGTGGCGGAACACGCTGATGCGGACGGCATTCGCGCCGCGCTGGTAGCCCAGCTCCACAGCCCGGTTCGCTGGGTGGAGACGGTACAGGCCATGTCGGCCCGGGGAGTCACGGGCCTGGTCGAATGTGGTCCGGGCAAGGTGCTGGCCGGCCTCAATCGCCGCATCGAGCGTGGCATGGATGTGGTCGCACTGATCGATTCGGATTCGCTGGCCAAGGCCATCGAAGCCACTAGCTGA
- a CDS encoding aminodeoxychorismate synthase component I, translated as MSKPRFKIEQLPAMPDLLALQAASPSRYPHLLQSTAVDGQQGRYDILFAFPAESLVLDRHWQLSGPHSDAGSFLSALDAWQAELAVEGSDATTLPFAGGWFVYLGYELAKEIEPKLQLTPPDDLPIAVAQRIPAAIIIDQVDGATYCLAEEGQEALLDEMRQDVAGAAAFEPCGLDIVGLREEDPARYLAAVKRTIRYIIDGDIFQANLSRLWEAELGKDVRHADIYDRLRKANPGPYNALATFGAQAIMSSSPERLVESRRGTVQTRPIAGTRPRGADADEDAALTRELIGHPKERAEHIMLIDLERNDLGRIAEPGSVEVNELMVLETYAHVHHIVSNVRARLRAGVTPGETIAATFPGGTITGCPKVRCMEIISELEQGARSAYTGSLGYLNRDGSLDLNILIRTMIRDERKIRFRAGGGTVFDSIPENELEETRAKAKGLVRALTGETG; from the coding sequence GTGAGCAAGCCTCGCTTCAAGATCGAACAGCTGCCTGCGATGCCGGACCTCTTGGCATTGCAGGCAGCCAGTCCCTCTCGCTACCCGCATCTCCTGCAAAGCACGGCGGTCGACGGCCAGCAAGGTCGTTACGACATCCTGTTCGCCTTTCCCGCCGAGTCCCTGGTGCTCGACAGGCACTGGCAGCTGAGCGGCCCGCATTCGGATGCCGGCAGTTTCCTTTCCGCACTGGATGCATGGCAGGCAGAACTCGCTGTCGAGGGATCGGACGCTACAACCCTGCCTTTCGCGGGCGGCTGGTTCGTGTATCTCGGCTACGAGCTGGCAAAGGAAATCGAACCCAAGCTGCAACTGACGCCGCCGGACGACTTGCCGATCGCGGTTGCACAGCGCATCCCGGCGGCCATCATCATCGACCAGGTCGATGGGGCAACTTACTGCCTGGCCGAGGAAGGGCAAGAAGCCTTGCTGGACGAGATGCGACAGGATGTAGCGGGTGCGGCGGCCTTCGAGCCTTGCGGACTGGATATCGTCGGCCTGCGGGAAGAGGATCCGGCACGCTACCTCGCAGCCGTGAAGCGAACCATTCGTTACATCATCGATGGCGACATCTTCCAGGCGAACCTCTCGCGCTTGTGGGAGGCGGAACTGGGGAAGGATGTCAGGCACGCCGACATCTATGACCGCTTGCGCAAGGCAAACCCGGGGCCGTACAACGCGCTGGCAACGTTTGGCGCGCAGGCGATCATGTCGTCGTCACCGGAACGCCTGGTCGAGTCGCGGCGGGGCACGGTCCAGACCCGCCCGATTGCCGGCACGCGCCCGCGCGGTGCCGATGCCGATGAAGACGCGGCATTGACGCGCGAGCTGATCGGTCATCCGAAGGAGCGAGCGGAACACATCATGCTGATCGACCTGGAGCGTAACGATCTCGGCCGCATTGCCGAACCGGGCTCGGTCGAAGTCAACGAATTGATGGTGCTCGAGACCTACGCCCATGTGCATCACATTGTTTCCAACGTGCGGGCACGACTGCGCGCAGGTGTGACGCCGGGTGAAACGATTGCAGCGACCTTCCCCGGCGGCACCATAACCGGTTGCCCCAAGGTGCGCTGCATGGAGATCATCAGTGAACTGGAGCAGGGTGCGCGCAGTGCCTACACCGGCTCGCTGGGTTACCTGAATCGCGATGGCAGCCTCGACCTGAACATATTGATTCGCACCATGATCCGTGACGAGCGCAAGATCCGGTTTCGGGCCGGCGGTGGTACGGTCTTCGATTCCATACCGGAAAACGAACTGGAAGAGACACGGGCCAAGGCAAAAGGCCTGGTGCGTGCATTGACGGGTGAAACGGGATGA
- the rrtA gene encoding rhombosortase, with the protein MNKLNDGFTALGDWLRRSGWPLLALAALSIGLSALIQWNPEVQVVLRFEPLAIWGGAVWQLVTGQLVHLGWSHLGLNLLGLLLVAVLFPGISAKQWLALVVATLLLAGTILLGLEMPFDWYVGLSGFLHGLLVAAAVYEGLSEDKSPHAEDAWIKVAVLFVVTLKVLWEHFAGPLPMTAELAEGPVAIAGHQAGWVAGLIAGFIVAAVEGRRAGRPVGNDLPGRHDEDNS; encoded by the coding sequence ATGAACAAGCTAAACGACGGATTTACAGCCCTGGGTGACTGGCTGCGTCGATCTGGCTGGCCGCTGCTTGCGCTGGCAGCATTGTCCATTGGCCTGAGCGCGCTGATCCAATGGAACCCGGAAGTGCAGGTGGTGCTGCGATTCGAGCCGCTGGCCATATGGGGGGGAGCGGTCTGGCAGCTTGTTACCGGCCAGCTGGTTCACCTTGGCTGGAGCCACCTAGGACTGAACCTGCTCGGTTTGCTGCTGGTTGCGGTCTTGTTCCCGGGCATCAGTGCAAAGCAATGGCTGGCTCTGGTGGTGGCGACCCTGCTGTTGGCCGGGACTATCCTGCTGGGCCTGGAAATGCCCTTCGACTGGTACGTGGGGCTCTCGGGCTTTCTGCATGGCTTGCTGGTGGCTGCAGCTGTTTACGAGGGGTTGTCAGAAGACAAATCGCCGCACGCCGAAGACGCGTGGATCAAGGTAGCTGTGCTGTTCGTGGTGACCCTCAAGGTGCTTTGGGAGCATTTTGCAGGTCCCTTGCCGATGACTGCCGAGCTAGCCGAAGGGCCCGTTGCCATTGCCGGTCATCAGGCAGGCTGGGTTGCAGGTCTTATCGCGGGGTTCATCGTAGCTGCCGTCGAGGGCAGGCGTGCGGGTCGACCAGTTGGTAACGATCTTCCGGGACGGCACGATGAGGACAACAGTTGA
- the holB gene encoding DNA polymerase III subunit delta', translating into MSLEAGGAPYPWLEGTWRTLLKLVAEQRLPHALLLTGTSGVGKQALAEAFAQYLACRDRGEQGACGQCSACQQFLAGSWPDFHQVTMLVNEKTGKLKKQIGVDQVRELAAEIGMTAQQGGWKTVLLQPADAMTVNAANSLLKTLEEPPDNSLLMLVTSRPASLLPTIRSRCQQLKLAGPSAEEGEAWLKAQDVKLPGPALAQAGGAPLAALELAKDEFLAERAGLLKTLVDLNHGARSVPSAAAEFDKIGAANVLKWLDSLLEDLIRANQLGVTETGSSGGWRNPDLLKSLKSLAEGLHLESMHRFRQAVRQAVRLEERSNVVPLQLLESLLVAWARRLDTRTVDQLLEG; encoded by the coding sequence GTGAGCCTGGAAGCTGGTGGTGCACCTTACCCCTGGCTTGAGGGTACCTGGCGGACGCTCCTGAAGCTGGTGGCCGAGCAACGTCTCCCGCATGCCCTGTTGCTGACCGGCACCAGCGGTGTCGGCAAGCAGGCGCTGGCGGAAGCCTTTGCGCAATACCTGGCCTGCCGTGACCGCGGGGAGCAGGGCGCTTGTGGGCAATGCTCTGCCTGCCAGCAATTCCTTGCCGGCTCCTGGCCCGATTTTCACCAAGTGACCATGCTGGTCAATGAAAAGACCGGCAAGCTGAAGAAACAGATTGGCGTGGACCAGGTTCGCGAGCTGGCGGCGGAGATCGGCATGACCGCGCAACAGGGAGGCTGGAAGACGGTGCTCCTGCAGCCCGCCGATGCGATGACGGTGAACGCGGCCAACAGCCTGCTGAAAACCCTGGAAGAGCCGCCCGATAACAGTTTGCTGATGCTGGTGACCTCGCGGCCAGCCAGTCTCTTGCCGACCATCCGGAGCCGGTGCCAGCAATTGAAGCTGGCAGGGCCGAGTGCAGAGGAGGGTGAGGCCTGGCTGAAGGCGCAAGACGTGAAACTGCCGGGTCCAGCCCTGGCGCAGGCTGGCGGAGCGCCACTCGCGGCCCTGGAGCTCGCCAAGGACGAGTTCCTGGCGGAGCGTGCCGGACTGCTCAAGACGCTGGTGGACCTCAACCACGGAGCGCGCAGTGTTCCCAGTGCGGCTGCCGAATTCGACAAGATCGGTGCCGCGAACGTGCTCAAGTGGCTGGATTCGCTACTCGAAGACCTGATTCGTGCCAACCAGCTGGGTGTGACGGAGACCGGCAGCAGCGGCGGTTGGCGCAACCCGGATCTGCTTAAGTCCTTGAAAAGCCTAGCAGAAGGCTTACACTTGGAGTCAATGCACCGTTTTCGCCAGGCCGTGCGCCAGGCGGTCCGATTGGAAGAGCGGAGCAACGTCGTGCCACTGCAGCTGCTGGAAAGCCTGCTGGTGGCATGGGCCAGGCGGCTCGATACGCGAACCGTCGATCAATTGCTGGAAGGATAG
- the fabG gene encoding 3-oxoacyl-ACP reductase FabG, with protein sequence MSLNGEIAIVTGASRGIGKSIAEALGKAGATVVGTATSDKGAAGIDEHFKSAGIEGGGLVLNVSEADSIAEFLKAATEKFGTPTILVNNAGITRDNLLMRMKDDEWDAVIQTNLSSIFRLSKGVMRGMMKAKKGRIINIASVVGLIGNPGQANYCAAKAGIVGFTKSMAREIGSRGITVNVVAPGFIDTDMTKELPEESRKAMLSQVPLERLGSPDDIAQAVLFLAGPGAGYITGETINVNGGMYMP encoded by the coding sequence ATGAGCCTTAACGGAGAAATCGCTATCGTCACCGGCGCCTCGCGCGGCATTGGCAAATCGATTGCCGAAGCGCTGGGCAAAGCGGGCGCCACGGTCGTCGGCACGGCGACCAGCGACAAGGGTGCCGCCGGCATCGACGAGCACTTCAAGTCGGCGGGTATCGAGGGCGGTGGCCTGGTGCTGAATGTCAGCGAAGCGGATTCCATTGCCGAGTTCCTGAAAGCGGCGACCGAGAAGTTCGGCACGCCGACCATCCTGGTCAACAATGCCGGCATCACGCGCGACAACCTGCTGATGCGCATGAAGGACGACGAGTGGGACGCGGTCATCCAGACCAACCTCAGCTCGATTTTCCGCCTGTCGAAGGGTGTGATGCGCGGCATGATGAAGGCGAAGAAGGGCCGGATCATCAATATCGCTTCCGTGGTGGGCCTGATCGGCAACCCCGGGCAGGCCAATTACTGCGCCGCCAAGGCGGGCATCGTCGGCTTCACCAAGTCCATGGCCCGCGAGATCGGTTCGCGTGGCATCACGGTCAATGTGGTGGCGCCGGGCTTCATCGATACCGACATGACCAAGGAATTGCCGGAAGAGTCGCGCAAGGCCATGCTGTCGCAGGTGCCGTTGGAGCGCCTTGGCAGCCCGGATGACATCGCCCAGGCGGTGCTGTTCCTGGCGGGACCGGGCGCCGGCTACATCACGGGCGAGACCATCAACGTCAATGGTGGCATGTACATGCCGTAA
- the fabF gene encoding beta-ketoacyl-ACP synthase II, with product MSKRRVVVTGLGIVSPVGNSVDAAWENIKAGNSGIGPITLFDPSNYPTRIAGEVRDFDIGEYLSPKEARRMDAFIHYGMAASIQAVRDSGFEVTEDNAHRIGAIVGAGIGGLESIEQNSLLIEKHDGPKKVSPFFVPGSIINMISGNLSIMYGLRGPNLSVVTACTTATHSIGLAARTIAYGDADIMVAGGAEHATTTLGIGGFCAARALSTRNDEPEKASRPWDKDRDGFVLSDGAGVLIMEEYEHAKARGAKIYCELVGFGMSGDAHHITSPPDDGEGARQCMSNAMADAGIKPEDVDYINAHGTSTQVGDKGETIAIRRAFGSHADKLAVSSTKSMTGHLLGAAGGVEAVFSALAVRDNIAPPTINLDNPDEGCDLDYVPGSAREMNIDIAMSNSFGFGGTNGTLIFRKV from the coding sequence GTGTCGAAGCGTCGTGTCGTCGTTACAGGCCTGGGTATCGTCTCGCCGGTGGGCAATTCGGTGGATGCAGCCTGGGAGAACATCAAGGCCGGGAACAGCGGCATCGGGCCGATCACGCTGTTCGACCCGTCGAACTACCCGACCCGCATTGCCGGTGAAGTCCGGGACTTCGACATTGGCGAATACCTTTCGCCGAAAGAAGCGCGACGCATGGATGCCTTCATCCATTACGGCATGGCAGCCTCGATACAGGCAGTCAGGGATTCCGGTTTCGAAGTCACCGAAGACAACGCGCACCGCATCGGTGCCATCGTCGGTGCGGGCATCGGTGGTCTCGAATCCATCGAGCAGAATTCGCTGCTGATCGAAAAGCACGATGGTCCGAAGAAGGTATCGCCGTTCTTCGTGCCAGGCAGCATCATCAATATGATCTCCGGCAACCTGTCGATCATGTATGGCCTGCGCGGTCCGAACCTTTCCGTTGTCACTGCCTGCACCACGGCGACCCACAGCATTGGCCTTGCCGCGCGCACGATCGCCTACGGCGATGCCGATATCATGGTCGCCGGTGGCGCCGAGCATGCGACCACGACGCTGGGCATTGGCGGCTTCTGTGCCGCGCGTGCACTGTCGACCCGCAATGACGAACCCGAGAAGGCATCGCGTCCCTGGGACAAGGATCGTGACGGCTTCGTGCTGTCTGACGGTGCGGGCGTGCTGATCATGGAAGAGTACGAACATGCCAAGGCGCGCGGTGCGAAGATCTATTGCGAACTCGTCGGCTTCGGCATGAGCGGCGATGCGCATCACATCACCTCGCCACCGGATGACGGTGAAGGTGCGCGCCAGTGCATGAGCAATGCCATGGCGGATGCCGGCATCAAGCCGGAAGACGTGGATTACATCAATGCCCACGGCACCTCGACGCAGGTTGGCGACAAGGGTGAAACCATCGCGATTCGCCGCGCTTTCGGTTCGCACGCCGACAAGCTGGCCGTCAGCTCGACCAAGTCGATGACCGGTCACCTGCTGGGTGCAGCGGGTGGTGTCGAAGCGGTGTTCTCTGCGCTTGCGGTTCGCGACAACATCGCTCCGCCGACCATCAACCTCGACAATCCCGACGAGGGTTGCGACCTGGACTACGTGCCGGGTTCCGCACGCGAGATGAACATCGATATCGCCATGTCGAATTCCTTCGGATTCGGGGGCACCAACGGCACCCTGATTTTCCGCAAGGTCTGA
- the gspG gene encoding type II secretion system major pseudopilin GspG gives MNKQSQQGFTLMEVMVVVVILGILAAVVIPRIADNPGKARVVKANSDIRQLESALNLYRLDNFQYPSTDQGLQALVSKPSGSPEPRNYQAGGYIERLPKDPWGNAYEYLNPGRHGSIDIYSLGADGKPGGEGEAADIGNWDPEESN, from the coding sequence ATGAACAAGCAGTCGCAGCAAGGCTTTACCCTGATGGAAGTGATGGTCGTGGTGGTCATCCTTGGCATCCTGGCCGCGGTGGTCATTCCGCGTATTGCCGACAACCCGGGCAAGGCGCGTGTCGTAAAAGCCAATTCGGACATCCGCCAGCTGGAATCTGCCCTCAATCTCTACCGCCTGGACAACTTCCAGTACCCGAGCACCGACCAGGGCCTGCAGGCACTGGTCTCCAAGCCCAGCGGCTCGCCGGAACCCCGCAATTACCAGGCCGGTGGCTACATCGAGCGCCTGCCCAAGGATCCCTGGGGCAATGCCTATGAATACCTGAACCCGGGCCGCCATGGCAGCATCGACATCTACTCCCTGGGCGCCGATGGCAAGCCGGGCGGTGAAGGTGAAGCCGCCGATATCGGCAACTGGGATCCGGAAGAATCCAACTGA